The following coding sequences lie in one Sorghum bicolor cultivar BTx623 chromosome 6, Sorghum_bicolor_NCBIv3, whole genome shotgun sequence genomic window:
- the LOC8083323 gene encoding protein YABBY 5: MMSSVPETFNLDQQHLVVQQQQPPPAEQEQICYVHCSYCDTILAVGVPCSSLFQTVTVRCGHCSNLLYVNLRALLLPAAANQLPPFGGQALLSPTSPHGLLDAETMSSFQAPRSLQPSTDPPSACVSTITSINNTCGGGNSASAMSSMAPPPPAKPALLEPQLPKSAASGNKTSEKRQRVPSAYNRFIKDEIQRIKASNPDITHREAFSAAAKNWAHFPHIHFGLMPDQGLKKNPMQNQEGAECMLFKDGLYAAAAAAAAAAAAATAASGMGISPF; this comes from the exons ATGATGTCGTCGGTGCCGGAGACGTTCAACCTGGACCAGCAGCACCTCGtcgtgcagcagcagcagcctccgCCGGCGGAGCAGGAGCAGATCTGCTACGTGCACTGCAGCTACTGCGACACCATCCTCgcg GTGGGCGTGCCGTGCAGCAGCTTGTTCCAGACGGTCACCGTGCGGTGCGGCCACTGCTCCAACCTGCTCTACGTCAACCTCCGCGCCCTCCTGCTGCCGGCGGCCGCCAACCAGCTACCACCCTTCGGCGGCCAGGCTCTCCTCTCCCCAACCTCCCCGCACGGTCTACTT GATGCTGAGACCATGTCGTCGTTCCAAGCGCCGAGGAGCCTGCAGCCGAGTACTGATCCGCCGAGCGCTTGCGTGAGCACCATCACAAGCATCAACAACACCTGCGGTGGTGGCAACAGCGCGTCGGCCATGTCGTcgatggcgccgccgccaccagccAAACCTGCACTGCTGGAGCCGCAGCTTCCCAAGAGCGCAGCGTCAGGCAACAAAA CTTCAGAGAAGCGGCAGAGAGTTCCTTCCGCGTACAACCGTTTCATCAA AGATGAGATCCAGCGCATCAAGGCCAGCAATCCGGACATCACTCACAGGGAAGCTTTCAGCGCGGCTGCCAAGAAT TGGGCCCATTTCCCGCACATCCATTTCGGTCTCATGCCCGACCAGGGCCTGAAGAAGAACCCTATGCAAAATCAG GAGGGAGCTGAATGCATGCTTTTCAAGGACGGTCTCTACGCAGCAGCAGCTGCcgctgcagcagcagccgccgccgccacagcTGCGTCCGGCATGGGCATTTCACCATTCTGA